TTGTTCTGTCAAAAGTCACCGGCCTGCCGTTACGCTTTTTTATCGTATCGGGGCTCTGGACACCATTTTCCAGCATGTCATCTCCTCCAATATCTGCATGATGACGCCAGAAAGCAGAGGCTTCTTCTTATCAGATTCCGGAAGCACTCCGCGAAAAACTCCGGTGGCATCATCAATATATAGTGTTTTTTTATTTTTTCCCGTACTAAATAGAGTATCACTAACGGGCATAAGATGCAAGTACATTTTGGCGGATGGTTTGTGATTCTTGACATCACAACGCAGAGTTGATAAAATGTTACTGTTCGCTGCAGACATAAACACCTGCTTTGCAGACAAAGTGGACAGTAATGAAAAAATAAGCCTGTAAACGGGCAAATTCCAGGAAAGGAGTACCATGCAGATTACATCGAGATTTACGGTCGCAATACACACTATGCTCTGTATTGCCCATTATGAAGGGAAAAAGAAAATGACCTCCGCCGCTCTTGCCGGCAGCACGGGCGCGGACGCAACGATTATCCGTCGTCTGCTTGGCCAGCTCCAGACTGCCGGATATGTAAAGGTAAACGCCGGGGTGGGCGGCGCCCATCTGATAAAGCCATTAAAAGACATCACGCTGCTGGACCTCTTCCGGGCTGTCGATGCCGAAACCAGGAATCTCTTCCGGTTCTACGAAAATCCGGACTGCGTCTGTCCCGTCGGAAACAATATCCATTCCGTCCTGGACGGACATCTGTGCGAAGTCCAGCAGGCAATGTACAACAAAATGCAGGAAATCAACCTGCAGACGCTTTATGAAGAAATTGAGCCCCTTCTAAGCAAAGATGGGGAAAATTTATCGTCATGACAAAAATCCATTGATAATCTGTTCTTCCGCTTCTTTTTCCGTAAGCCCCAGCGTCATCAGCTTCATGATCTGCTCGCCGGCGATTTTGCCGATTGCCGCCTCATGCACCAGCGCCGCGTCAATGTCATTCGCCTCAAGCTGCGGAATCGCCAGAATCCGCGCATGGTCCATAATGATGGCGTCGCATTCCGTATGACC
This is a stretch of genomic DNA from Marvinbryantia formatexigens DSM 14469. It encodes these proteins:
- a CDS encoding Rrf2 family transcriptional regulator; translated protein: MQITSRFTVAIHTMLCIAHYEGKKKMTSAALAGSTGADATIIRRLLGQLQTAGYVKVNAGVGGAHLIKPLKDITLLDLFRAVDAETRNLFRFYENPDCVCPVGNNIHSVLDGHLCEVQQAMYNKMQEINLQTLYEEIEPLLSKDGENLSS